Proteins encoded within one genomic window of Psilocybe cubensis strain MGC-MH-2018 chromosome 2, whole genome shotgun sequence:
- a CDS encoding Cell division control protein 1 produces MAAFSRGRTVVNSLRVFWVLVILWYEVWTWDASVRSCKWPDSALLADNLGVEASHSKPTHVLLVADPQIIDRHSYPSRGLVLSYITQFLVDLNLRKNWRTALYKKPDVVVFLGDMMDSGRFVMTDEEYSEYFSRFNKIFTLNVDIPVYFIPGNHDVGLGAKITQFSDVARARYIEHFGQPNQEISVANHTLVLFDAPSYADEDSQRHGQKKSFERWDPVPYGALDFMKKFPSRPHPDPVILLSHIPLFRSDGRSCGPLREKGTIRPGVGLGYQNTLEKQSSLRLLEFLTPTVVYSGDDHDYCEYTHVYQHGGVEKMVREVTVKSLSMVMNVRRPGFQLLSLMPTNIRASDKPTYADAPCLLPDQLGIYLVVYIPLLAISLVIVLASNMGQQAPRRYRQSFSNDDVEAEGRRDTYPPTSSGQGPSPGWFVIQDHRRQQNTSISNNWPGKLKDLLGLLYSGNSRFASYRRTWPGIVIADVRDIAIFPLLTFVLTTWWVTSH; encoded by the exons ATGGCAGCCTTCTCCAGAGGACGCACAGTCGTCAACTCCCTCAGGGTATTCTGGGTATTGGTGATTCTTTGGTATGAGGTTTGGACATGGGACGCGAGTGTTAGAAGTTGCAAATGGCCGGACTCGGCTCTACTTGCG GACAATCTAGGTGTAGAAGCTTCGCATTCTAAGCCCACCCATGTTCTTCTTGTGGCTGACCCTCAAATCATTGATCGACACTCTTATCCAAGTCGCGGCCTCGTCCTTTCATACATCACACAATTTCTTGTTGACCTAAACCTTCGAAAGAACTGGAGGACTGCTCTGTACAAGAAACCTGATGTGGTGGTGTTTCTCGGTGATATGATGGACAGTGGTCGGTTCGTAATGACGGATGAAGA GTATAGCGAGTATTTCAGTCGCTTCAACAAAATATTCACCCTGAACGTAGATATCCCCGTGTATTTCATTCCAGGAAACCACGATGTTGG CCTTGGGGCGAAAATTACTCAGTTCTCTGATGTGGCTCGGGCTCGATACATCGAACATTTCGGGCAACCTAACCAAGAGATTTCTGTGGCAAATCATACTCTTGTACTTTTTGACGCTCCTAGCTATGCTGACGAGGATTCCCAACGCCATGGTCAAAAGAAATCATTCGAAAGATGGGATCCTGTTCCTTACGGAGCCCTCGACTTTATGAAGAAATTTCCATCCC GGCCACATCCAGACCCAGTAATCCTGTTATCGCATATACCCTTGTTCAGATCGGATGGAAGGTCATGCGGTCCGCTACGCGAGAAGGGTACAATAAGGCCAGGCGTTGGGCTTGGTTATCAGAACACTCTGGAGAAGCAATCATCTCTGCGACTTCTAGAATTTTTGACCCCGACAGTGGTGTACAG CGGAGATGACCACGATTACTGCGAATACACCCATGTTTATCAACATGGTGGCGTAGAGAAGATGGTCAGAGAAGTTACGGTTAAATCTCTGTCCATGGTCATGAACGTTCGCCGACCTGGTTTCCAACTCTTATCTTTGATGCCCACAAACATCAGAGCGAGCGACAAACCCACCTACGCCGACGCACCCTGTCTACTTCCAGACCAACTTGGGATATACCTGGTTGTTTATATTCCCCTTCTAGCAATATCCCTTGTTATTGTCCTTGCATCAAATATGGGGCAGCAGGCACCTAGACGGTATAGACAGTCATTCTCAAACGACGACGTTGAGGCAGAAGGCAGACGGGACACATATCCTCCAACATCTTCTGGTCAGGGACCCTCCCCTGGCTGGTTTGTGATACAAGACCATCGTCGTCAACAGAATACTAGTATCTCAAATAACTGGCCTGGAAAACTGAAGGACTTGCTGGGATTGCTTTATTCAGGGAATTCTCGATTTGCGTCATATCGTCGGACCTGGCCTGGCATCGTCATAGCTGATGTTAGAGATATTGCTATCTTTCCTCTACTAACCTTCGTGCTGACTACTTGGTGGGTGACCTCCCACTGA